A stretch of the Lactuca sativa cultivar Salinas chromosome 9, Lsat_Salinas_v11, whole genome shotgun sequence genome encodes the following:
- the LOC111885171 gene encoding uncharacterized protein LOC111885171 has protein sequence MGRESAPRIIFHNIVHRPRHSIIASNHVYFEEESSMPTLTSQSSNCQAILNPSKYPEPLQILVECMKCSFLSRALSTAKEVPMRIVTLAFTTAIVNKVNDTVSFVIHGGKRTTISKTNFAKLLCLPTQGPYVTPTSEELIDMFNSMGHKPYMKKVSDFKKSKLPAVWSLLFGFILRGLTSRACGLDAARREVLSLMYGLYKGVNVDFATVLWGDFVDSIKHSKRATELSAHRFWGLIVSQAYEFHKISIEESEIPKMVIHQISVPTKVDHSHFSFVGQIPEEMLSLIKTPSKILDQYRATLIIPYPVRPKPQEEDVQIARGTRMTVQKRKTPFVKVEAIRKSKRVKKPKIVEESVDEEEDEQQHHSDSNFEEDIPITTTQTIVKTSLVETIPISASTTPVETTLVETVPISEPVFETHISKPMSISEPLTISEEEEEEVDGFVFKAGEDPSFDDVANDFEMAALGEGLADSDEEDDEDDNQLMSKRDFKKLNRKLNVVLQSLDSNTQPAQHLNQEKMLADWSVMLSDQNKKIDSLTTGFDLFKAHINIETKSYMTKVQEVMFNERKKLLDEIMKMREENEKSLNKAFSDLKSEHKNSLKSLNESLTEAKQREITLQSELTKALAHIEFLRSYTNVVNPKISL, from the exons ATGGGCAGAGAGAGTGCGCCTCGGATAATCTTTCACAACATTGTTCATAGGCCTCGCCACAGTATAATCG CTTCTAATCATGTTTATTTTGAAGAAGAGTCTTCAATGCCGACCCTTACTTCTCAATCAAGCAATTGTCAAGCCATTTTGAATCCATCCAAGTATCCTGAACCTCTTCAGATTTTGGTGGAATGTATGAAATGTTCTTTTTTAAGTAGAGCTTTGTCAACAGCTAAAGAGGTTCCAATGAGAATCGTTACTCTAGCATTCACTACAGCAATTGTCAACAAAGTGAACGATACAGTTTCTTTTGTAATTCATGGTGGAAAGCGAACAACCATTTCTAAGACAAATTTTGCAAAACTTTTATGTCTTCCAACTCAAGGGCCGTATGTTACTCCAACAAGTGAAGAGCTCATTGATATGTTCAATTCTATGGGTCATAAACCTTATATGAAGAAGGTGTCTGATTTCAAAAAGAGCAAACTTCCTGCTGTTTGGAGTCTGCTATTTGGATTCATTCTTCGTGGCTTAACAAGTCGTGCTTGTGGATTGGATGCTGCACGCAGAGAGGTATTGTCTCTTATGTATGGGTTGTATAAAGGTGTGAATGTTGATTTTGCTACGGTGCTTTGGGGTGACTTTGTTGATAGCATCAAACATTCAAAAAGGGCAACTGAACTTTCTGCACATAGATTTTGGGGTTTAATAGTTTCTCAAGCTTATGAATTTCACAAAATTTCAATTGAAGAGTCTGAAATTCCGAAGATGGTGATTCATCAAATTAGTGTTCCGACCAAAGTTGATCATTCTCATTTCTCTTTTGTTGGTCAGATTCCTGAAGAAATGTTGAGTTTGATTAAAACTCCAAGTAAGATTTTGGATCAATACAGGGCTACTCTTATCATTCCTTATCCTGTTCGACCAAAACCTCAAGAAGAAGATGTTCAGATTGCAAGAGGTACAAGAATGACTGTGCAGAAAAGAAAAACTCCATTTGTTAAAGTTGAAGCTATAAGAAAGTCAAAGCGAGTGAAGAAACCAAAGATTGTAGAAGAATCTGTTGACGAAGAAGAGGATGAGCAACAACATCATAGTGATTCAAATtttgaagaagatattcctaTAACCACAACCCAGACAATTGTCAAAACTTCTTTAGTGGAGACAATTCCGATATCCGCTTCTACAACTCCAGTCGAAACTACATTGGTTGAGACAGTTCCCATTTCAGAAcctgtttttgaaacacatattTCCAAACCAATGTCTATCTCTGAACCTCTAACCAtttctgaagaagaagaagaagaggttgatgGATTTGTGTTTAAGGCCGGGGAAGATCCTTCTTTTGATGATGTTGCCAATGATTTTGAAATGGCTGCTCTTGGTGAAGGTTTAGCTGATTCTGATGAAGAGGATGACGAAGATGATAATCAGTTGATgtctaaaagagattttaagaagttaAATCGTAAGCTTAATGTTGTATTACAATCTCTTGATTCCAATACTCAACCTGCCCAGCATTTGAATCAAGAAAAAATGCTTGCTGATTGGTCGGTCATGCTTTCTGATCAAAACAAAAAGATTGATTCATTAACGACTGGTTTTGATCTTTTCAAAGCTCACATAAATATTGAAACCAAGTCCTATATGACGAAGGTACAAGAAGTTATGTTTAATGAGCGCAAAAAGCTTCTTGATGAAATCATGAAAATgagagaagagaatgagaagtCTTTAAATAAGGCATTTAGTGATCTCAAAAGTGAACATAaaaattctctcaaaagtcttaaTGAATCTCTTACGGAAGCAAAACAGAGAGAAATTACTTTACAAAGTGAGTTGACGAAAGCGTTAGCCCATATTGAGTTTCTTCGCTCTTACACGAATGTTGTTAATCCAAAGATATCTTTGTGA